From a single Nostoc edaphicum CCNP1411 genomic region:
- the rpmI gene encoding 50S ribosomal protein L35 codes for MPKLKTRKAAAKRFRATGTGKIVRRKAFKSHLLEHKSSDKKRSMRQSALVHERDELNVRLMLPYL; via the coding sequence ATGCCTAAACTAAAGACTCGTAAAGCAGCGGCAAAGCGATTCCGTGCCACCGGTACCGGCAAAATCGTCCGTCGTAAAGCGTTCAAAAGCCACCTTTTAGAGCACAAATCTTCTGACAAAAAGCGTAGTATGCGCCAAAGTGCGCTTGTACATGAACGTGATGAACTTAACGTTCGCTTGATGCTCCCATATTTGTAA
- the rplT gene encoding 50S ribosomal protein L20 encodes MTRVKRGNVARKRRNKILKLAKGFRGSHSTLFRTANQQVMKALRSAYRDRKKKKRDFRRLWITRINAASRQHGLSYSQLIGNLKKADIQLNRKMLAQLAVLDPASFGKVAELANQAKG; translated from the coding sequence ATGACTCGGGTAAAACGCGGTAATGTAGCTCGGAAGCGCCGCAATAAAATTCTCAAACTAGCTAAAGGTTTTCGCGGTTCCCATTCAACTCTGTTTAGAACTGCCAACCAACAAGTGATGAAGGCGCTACGGAGTGCCTACCGCGATCGCAAAAAGAAAAAGCGCGATTTTCGTCGCCTCTGGATCACCCGCATCAACGCTGCTTCCAGGCAACACGGCTTGAGCTACAGCCAGTTGATCGGTAACTTGAAAAAAGCTGATATCCAACTAAATCGCAAGATGTTGGCGCAATTGGCAGTCCTCGATCCAGCTAGCTTCGGCAAAGTTGCTGAATTGGCAAATCAAGCTAAAGGATAA
- a CDS encoding transporter substrate-binding domain-containing protein, whose protein sequence is MYNRCNRWQVITRLHLVLSATIFLIFCFSIVGMGLTASAAEMSEIQQRGYLNIAVKDNLRPLGFKDAKGNLQGLEIDLAKRLAVDLVGKTEAIRFKPVANRDRLSVVLDKKVDFAIARITATESRSRIVSFSVPYYLDGTVLVTKNTSVQKLSDLAKQKIAVLNNSSTIAQVRYYVPSAELVGVNSYQEARDKIENNAVAAFAADASVLSGWVQEYPQYRLLPTKLSTEPLSVVTPKGLQYDELRRSINQAIARYLEEGWLQQRSQYWGLP, encoded by the coding sequence ATGTATAACAGATGTAACAGATGGCAAGTAATTACTCGGTTACATCTGGTATTATCCGCCACTATTTTTTTGATTTTTTGCTTTTCCATAGTGGGGATGGGATTAACTGCATCTGCTGCCGAAATGTCAGAAATTCAGCAGCGCGGCTATTTAAATATTGCCGTTAAAGATAACTTGCGTCCCTTGGGATTTAAAGATGCTAAGGGTAACTTACAAGGCTTAGAAATTGACTTGGCAAAGCGTTTGGCAGTTGACTTGGTTGGTAAAACCGAGGCTATCAGATTTAAACCTGTAGCGAATCGCGATCGCTTATCTGTAGTCTTAGACAAGAAAGTTGATTTTGCGATCGCTAGAATCACAGCAACCGAATCTCGCAGCCGCATAGTTAGTTTCAGTGTTCCCTACTATTTGGATGGCACTGTATTAGTTACAAAAAATACCTCTGTGCAGAAGTTGAGTGATTTGGCAAAACAAAAAATTGCTGTACTCAACAACTCCAGCACTATTGCTCAAGTGCGGTACTATGTGCCAAGTGCCGAATTAGTAGGGGTGAATTCATATCAAGAAGCGCGAGACAAAATAGAAAATAATGCCGTCGCCGCCTTTGCCGCAGATGCTAGCGTTCTAAGCGGTTGGGTGCAAGAATATCCCCAATATCGGCTACTACCAACCAAGCTATCAACTGAACCCTTGTCTGTAGTAACGCCCAAGGGATTGCAATATGATGAGTTAAGACGAAGCATCAATCAAGCGATCGCTCGTTATTTAGAAGAAGGTTGGCTCCAGCAACGCTCTCAATACTGGGGTTTACCATAA
- a CDS encoding tetratricopeptide repeat protein → MDNSLAVVYLSILVVILTIAAVSVFRQIFKTRKIEGAFARLRKKLEKEKGTTQEYYELASIYSEKKMYSQATALFQKALKAAEEEEEEDIAPIYNGLGYIYFTQEQYDLAIRQYKEALKAKPDYVTGLNNLGHAYEKKKLTTQALQSYEEALKLSPNNPIAKRRAESLRRLVSA, encoded by the coding sequence ATGGATAACAGTCTAGCCGTTGTTTATCTCTCAATTTTGGTGGTTATACTCACAATTGCAGCCGTGAGTGTTTTTCGCCAGATTTTCAAAACTCGCAAGATTGAAGGCGCTTTTGCAAGGTTGCGAAAGAAGTTAGAGAAAGAAAAGGGTACGACTCAAGAATATTATGAGTTAGCCAGTATTTATTCAGAAAAAAAAATGTATTCCCAAGCGACCGCGCTATTTCAAAAAGCTCTCAAAGCTGCTGAAGAAGAGGAAGAAGAAGATATTGCCCCCATTTATAACGGGCTGGGCTATATTTATTTTACCCAAGAGCAATATGACTTAGCAATTCGTCAGTATAAAGAAGCTCTCAAAGCTAAACCAGACTACGTAACAGGATTGAATAATCTCGGTCACGCCTACGAAAAGAAAAAGTTAACTACTCAGGCGTTACAAAGTTACGAAGAAGCACTCAAATTGTCTCCAAATAACCCTATTGCTAAACGTCGTGCTGAGTCTTTACGCCGTTTGGTTTCTGCGTAA
- a CDS encoding primary-amine oxidase, which translates to MIKRLKRFLWLSIAIISIISISIGLMETLMAQQPSISHPLTSLTEAEINTAVSVIQREKTLSEMAAFPLIALQEPDKKEVLNFTPGKVFQRKAFLVIYERSQNKTYEGVVDLTSKTLSSWKEIPSVQPAIVASEYQLATEAFKSDPRWQTAMQKRGITDFNQVKISCWAPGILSKQEEATGNRLCRGLFYYKGEHWNYYGSPIEGILATVNLNTGKISSFVDRGIVPFSKENWNYDVNSLGKLLSPLKALKILQPNGASFQIKGNEISWQGWQFRYVMHPRSGLVLYQVTHNDGENIRPVLYRASLSETVVPYGDPNPTWSFRNAFDVGEYNFGSLATTMQLGKEIPENGLLLDAVFANGDGEPYVMPGVIGIYERNNGMLWKHYDYGTQRNDVRRSRELIMTMNAAIDNYDYSINWIFHQDGTLEVQNELTGIVLAQGTASEKQSEDDSSGRLIAKNIFGVNHQHFFNYRLDFDVDGQANSVMEMNVKALPMDEKNPLGNAIAVTETPLAKETAAVRDLDMKSSREWMIVSADKKNVLDATPGYMLMPEGNSIFFPVEGSKIRERAEFATHHVWVTKYKPTELYAGGDYPNQTQPGQGLPKYIADDEALMGEDIVLWYTMGVTHIPRSEDWPVMPVHRVGFKLVPRGFFSRNPAINLPE; encoded by the coding sequence ATGATTAAGCGGCTAAAGCGTTTTTTATGGCTATCTATTGCGATCATTTCCATCATTTCTATCTCAATCGGATTAATGGAAACATTGATGGCTCAACAGCCTTCTATTTCCCATCCTCTGACTTCGCTAACTGAGGCAGAAATTAATACAGCTGTTTCGGTCATCCAAAGAGAAAAAACTTTGAGCGAAATGGCAGCTTTTCCACTTATTGCTTTACAAGAACCAGATAAAAAAGAAGTTCTAAATTTTACACCTGGTAAAGTTTTCCAGCGAAAAGCTTTTTTGGTAATCTATGAGCGATCGCAAAACAAAACTTATGAGGGTGTCGTTGACCTGACAAGCAAAACCTTAAGTTCTTGGAAAGAAATACCGTCTGTCCAACCTGCGATCGTCGCTTCAGAATATCAATTGGCCACTGAAGCTTTTAAATCCGATCCCCGATGGCAAACAGCGATGCAAAAGCGGGGAATTACAGATTTCAACCAAGTCAAAATAAGTTGTTGGGCACCAGGAATCCTGAGTAAACAAGAAGAAGCAACAGGAAATCGTCTTTGTCGGGGCTTATTTTACTACAAGGGCGAACACTGGAATTATTACGGCAGTCCAATTGAAGGAATACTGGCAACTGTTAATTTAAACACAGGTAAAATTTCCAGTTTCGTGGATAGAGGGATAGTTCCTTTTTCTAAAGAGAACTGGAACTATGATGTAAACTCCTTGGGTAAATTACTTTCACCACTTAAAGCATTAAAAATTCTCCAACCAAATGGTGCAAGTTTCCAGATCAAAGGCAATGAAATTAGCTGGCAAGGTTGGCAATTTCGCTATGTAATGCATCCCCGCAGTGGATTAGTGTTGTACCAAGTGACACACAACGACGGGGAAAATATCCGACCAGTGCTGTACCGCGCTAGCCTATCAGAGACGGTAGTGCCTTACGGCGATCCAAATCCCACTTGGTCATTCAGAAATGCCTTTGATGTTGGGGAATACAATTTTGGTTCCCTAGCAACCACGATGCAGTTAGGTAAGGAAATTCCGGAAAATGGTCTTTTGCTAGATGCTGTGTTTGCTAATGGCGACGGAGAACCTTATGTGATGCCAGGAGTTATCGGCATATACGAGCGAAATAACGGTATGCTCTGGAAGCACTATGACTATGGCACGCAGCGTAATGATGTCCGTCGCAGTCGAGAATTAATCATGACGATGAATGCGGCCATTGATAACTATGATTACAGCATCAATTGGATCTTTCACCAGGATGGGACTTTGGAAGTCCAAAATGAATTAACGGGTATCGTATTGGCGCAGGGAACGGCTTCTGAAAAACAATCTGAGGATGATTCATCTGGTCGGCTAATTGCAAAAAATATCTTCGGAGTAAATCACCAGCACTTTTTCAACTATCGCCTAGATTTCGATGTCGATGGTCAAGCTAATTCTGTGATGGAAATGAATGTGAAAGCTTTGCCGATGGATGAGAAAAATCCTTTAGGAAATGCGATCGCAGTTACAGAAACCCCATTAGCCAAAGAAACGGCTGCTGTGCGCGATTTGGATATGAAAAGCAGTCGGGAATGGATGATTGTTAGTGCAGACAAAAAGAATGTTCTGGATGCTACACCTGGATATATGCTGATGCCTGAAGGAAATTCGATATTTTTCCCTGTGGAAGGCTCGAAAATCCGGGAAAGGGCAGAATTTGCGACTCATCACGTTTGGGTAACAAAATATAAACCTACTGAACTTTATGCTGGGGGAGATTATCCCAACCAAACTCAACCAGGACAAGGTTTACCAAAATATATTGCAGACGATGAAGCCTTGATGGGTGAAGATATCGTACTGTGGTACACAATGGGCGTAACTCATATTCCGCGATCGGAAGATTGGCCGGTGATGCCTGTTCACCGAGTTGGCTTTAAGCTAGTCCCTAGAGGATTCTTTAGCCGGAATCCAGCGATAAATTTGCCTGAATGA
- a CDS encoding peptidylprolyl isomerase: MNFPEINIPGDGKLHARLITSLGEIVVRLEEERTPNTVKNFVGLATGTIDWKDPKTGESGKGTPAYDGVRFHRVIPDFMIQCGDPLSRYLDTASRWGTGGPGYQFEDEFHPELRHTGAGILSMANAGRGTNGSQWFITEAPTPHLDNKHSVFGEVVEGLDVVSKIANVRTTRDRPNQEVVLQKVEIFRQ; the protein is encoded by the coding sequence ATGAACTTTCCAGAAATTAATATTCCCGGTGATGGCAAGCTGCACGCTCGCTTAATTACTTCCTTGGGTGAAATTGTAGTTCGTTTGGAAGAAGAGCGAACCCCCAATACCGTCAAAAATTTTGTCGGTCTAGCAACCGGAACAATCGACTGGAAAGACCCTAAAACTGGTGAATCTGGTAAGGGAACTCCAGCTTACGATGGGGTTCGCTTTCACCGCGTCATCCCTGATTTTATGATTCAGTGTGGCGATCCTCTGAGTCGTTATCTAGATACAGCCAGCCGATGGGGTACTGGTGGCCCAGGATATCAATTTGAGGATGAGTTTCATCCTGAATTGAGACATACTGGTGCAGGTATCCTGTCGATGGCTAATGCCGGACGCGGTACTAATGGTTCGCAATGGTTCATTACAGAAGCACCAACGCCTCACCTTGACAACAAACACAGTGTTTTTGGTGAAGTTGTCGAAGGTCTAGATGTAGTCAGCAAGATCGCTAATGTGCGTACAACTAGAGATCGTCCGAATCAAGAGGTTGTGTTACAAAAAGTAGAAATTTTTCGGCAGTAA
- the mutS gene encoding DNA mismatch repair protein MutS codes for MTASHSETPSTKPDASTFISDHRQVDRSKLSQMYLHYVETKDKYPHAVLLYRVGDFFECYFQDAVKLAQELELVLTSKQAGEQGRVAMSGVPHHAWERYATLLVEKGYAVVICDQVEDASEAAGRLVRREVTRILTPGTLLEEGMLKSSRNNYLAAVVIAANHWGLAYADISTGEFLTTQSSDLEHLTQELMRLQPSEVLVPTNAPDLGSLLRPGETSPHLPECLPPSFCYSLRSQLPFSQGEARPRLLQKFKVRSLEGLGCDHLPLAVRAAGGLLEYLEDTQKENPVTLQRLRSYTVTDYLIVDNQTRRNLEITQTVRDGTFHGSLLWALDKTSTAMGGRALRRWLLQPLLDIKGIRARQDTIQELMENTPLRQDLRHLLRQIYDLERLTGRAGSGTANARDLVALADSLSRLPELSNLVTEARSPFLKALQKVPSVLEELAQKLHAHLVESPPILIKEGGLIRPSVNPLLDERKATVETDQQWIANLEVDERAKTGISTLKVGFNKTFGYYISISRSKADQVPANYIRKQTLTNEERYITPDLKEREARILTARDDLNQLEYEIFTALREEVAQEAEVIRNLSRAVAAADVLCGLAELAVHQGYCRPEMLSGREINIVDGRHPVVEQSLPAGFFVPNSTQLGQESLVISHLSLADEQEHITNDIDAPAASRRVGQRTNDNPDLIILTGPNASGKSCYLRQVGLIQLMAQIGSFVPARFARLGICDRIFTRVGAVDDLATGQSTFMVEMNETANILNHATSRSLVLLDEIGRGTATFDGLSIAWAVAEYIAVDIRSRTIFATHYHELNELASIIPNVANYQVTVKELPDQIIFLHQVQPGGADKSYGIEAGRLAGLPAVVIQRAKQVMGQIEKHSKIAMGLQNLDG; via the coding sequence ATGACCGCTTCTCACTCTGAAACTCCATCTACCAAACCCGACGCGAGTACTTTTATTTCTGACCATCGACAGGTAGACCGCAGTAAGCTAAGTCAAATGTACCTGCACTATGTCGAGACGAAGGATAAATATCCTCACGCCGTATTGCTGTATCGGGTAGGAGATTTCTTTGAATGCTATTTCCAAGATGCTGTAAAACTAGCGCAAGAATTAGAATTAGTTCTCACTAGCAAGCAAGCTGGAGAACAGGGACGGGTGGCGATGTCTGGTGTTCCGCATCATGCTTGGGAACGCTACGCGACGCTGCTGGTAGAAAAAGGCTACGCGGTGGTAATTTGCGACCAAGTAGAAGATGCTTCCGAAGCTGCTGGGAGATTGGTACGGCGGGAAGTAACGCGCATTTTGACACCCGGCACTTTGCTGGAAGAGGGAATGCTCAAATCAAGTCGCAATAATTACTTAGCAGCAGTGGTAATTGCCGCAAATCATTGGGGTTTAGCTTATGCAGACATATCTACAGGCGAATTCCTTACTACTCAAAGCAGTGATTTAGAACATTTGACACAAGAATTAATGCGTTTGCAACCTTCAGAAGTGCTGGTTCCGACAAATGCGCCTGATTTAGGTAGTTTGCTACGTCCGGGAGAGACTTCGCCACATTTGCCGGAGTGTTTGCCACCATCATTTTGTTATAGTTTGCGATCGCAACTACCTTTTTCTCAAGGTGAAGCTAGACCTAGATTATTGCAGAAATTTAAGGTGCGATCGCTCGAAGGACTCGGTTGTGATCATCTTCCCCTCGCTGTTCGTGCGGCTGGCGGTCTTCTGGAATACCTGGAAGATACTCAAAAAGAAAACCCTGTCACTCTTCAAAGACTCCGCAGCTATACTGTCACCGACTACTTAATTGTTGATAATCAAACCCGCCGTAACCTAGAAATTACCCAAACCGTCCGAGATGGCACTTTTCACGGTTCCCTACTTTGGGCGTTAGATAAAACTAGTACAGCAATGGGTGGGCGGGCTTTGCGGCGGTGGTTGTTGCAACCGCTACTCGATATTAAAGGCATTCGGGCGCGGCAAGATACCATTCAAGAATTGATGGAAAATACGCCTCTGCGTCAAGATTTACGGCATTTGTTAAGGCAAATTTATGATTTGGAACGACTCACAGGAAGGGCGGGTTCTGGTACAGCGAACGCTAGAGATTTAGTAGCTTTGGCAGATTCCCTCTCACGCTTACCGGAATTATCCAATTTAGTAACTGAGGCGCGTTCCCCATTCCTCAAAGCTTTGCAGAAAGTCCCAAGTGTGTTGGAAGAATTGGCACAAAAATTACACGCACATCTTGTAGAGTCACCACCCATACTAATTAAAGAAGGCGGATTAATTCGCCCTAGTGTAAATCCCCTGTTGGATGAAAGGAAGGCGACTGTAGAAACAGACCAGCAATGGATTGCCAACTTGGAAGTTGATGAAAGAGCCAAGACAGGAATTTCCACACTGAAGGTAGGATTTAACAAAACCTTTGGTTATTACATCAGTATTTCCCGCAGTAAAGCTGACCAAGTACCCGCTAATTATATCCGCAAGCAAACCCTGACCAATGAGGAACGTTACATCACCCCAGATTTAAAGGAACGAGAAGCCCGGATTCTGACGGCGCGAGATGATTTAAATCAGTTGGAATATGAGATTTTTACGGCGTTGCGGGAAGAGGTAGCACAAGAGGCGGAAGTAATTCGCAATCTGTCTCGTGCAGTGGCGGCGGCGGATGTGTTGTGTGGTTTGGCTGAGTTGGCGGTGCATCAAGGTTACTGTCGTCCTGAAATGTTGTCAGGAAGAGAGATAAACATTGTTGATGGTCGTCATCCGGTGGTGGAACAGTCTTTACCTGCGGGGTTCTTTGTGCCGAATTCGACGCAATTGGGTCAAGAGTCATTAGTCATTAGTCATTTGTCATTAGCAGATGAACAAGAACATATAACAAATGACATAGACGCGCCAGCGGCTTCCCGCAGGGTAGGACAAAGGACAAATGACAATCCCGATTTAATTATTCTTACCGGGCCAAATGCCAGTGGCAAAAGTTGTTATTTGCGTCAAGTGGGATTGATTCAGTTAATGGCGCAGATTGGTAGTTTTGTACCAGCGAGGTTTGCTAGATTGGGAATATGCGATCGCATTTTCACCCGTGTCGGTGCAGTAGATGATCTTGCAACTGGTCAATCTACGTTCATGGTGGAAATGAATGAAACGGCAAATATTCTCAACCATGCCACATCTAGGTCGTTAGTATTATTAGATGAAATTGGTCGCGGCACAGCAACTTTTGATGGTCTTTCTATAGCTTGGGCGGTGGCGGAATATATAGCAGTTGATATTCGGTCACGCACAATTTTTGCCACCCATTACCACGAGTTAAATGAACTGGCTAGCATTATACCGAATGTGGCTAACTATCAGGTGACGGTGAAAGAATTACCTGACCAAATTATCTTTTTGCACCAAGTTCAACCAGGAGGTGCTGATAAGTCCTATGGAATTGAAGCGGGAAGATTGGCGGGTTTACCAGCCGTAGTTATTCAACGCGCAAAACAAGTTATGGGGCAAATTGAAAAACACAGCAAGATTGCGATGGGACTACAAAATCTCGATGGTTAA
- a CDS encoding sensor histidine kinase: protein MFSSPIVLSLIIILITLGAWIMGLSIIKTQKILQLFKTEPEKLSWRIMFLLMIFFLGGYLLCIYLTIERLIEWIPLLTGMVFFFGSLFVFFSVTIYHLTLQRLFLIQEKYRTAKENAESALFKLQETQQAQMQLIQRETMLALGTMVAGVAHEINNPVSFIHGNLQYLHQYSHDLLNLLATYASVYPNPDVKIVKALANSDLNFIQSDLPKLLNSMQVGTTRIGEIVELLSNFSRLNEADYKKADIHQGIDSTLVILQHRLNTSASNSKPISVIKEYGNIPKIFCNPRSLNQVFLNLINNAIDALIKKAATLSQTTDEIPTILIRTFHSQENQITISIVDNGCGMSEEICRSIFKPFFTTKPVGQGTGLGLSISYQIIVEQHGGSIKCTSIANQETKIDIRLPIKQV from the coding sequence ATGTTTAGTTCTCCAATTGTTCTATCTTTGATTATCATCCTGATTACTCTGGGCGCTTGGATAATGGGACTATCAATTATCAAGACTCAAAAGATTCTCCAATTATTTAAGACAGAACCAGAGAAGCTGAGTTGGAGAATCATGTTTTTATTAATGATTTTTTTTCTTGGTGGTTATTTGTTATGCATCTATTTAACAATTGAGAGGCTGATTGAATGGATACCATTGCTAACTGGCATGGTTTTCTTTTTCGGATCATTATTCGTATTTTTCAGTGTTACTATCTACCACCTCACACTGCAACGCTTGTTTCTAATACAGGAAAAATACCGCACAGCAAAAGAAAATGCGGAGTCCGCTTTATTTAAATTACAAGAAACTCAGCAAGCTCAAATGCAATTAATTCAACGCGAAACTATGTTAGCTTTGGGAACAATGGTTGCTGGAGTTGCCCACGAAATTAATAATCCAGTGAGTTTTATTCATGGGAATTTACAATATCTACATCAGTATAGCCATGACTTACTAAACCTTCTAGCAACTTATGCTTCTGTGTATCCAAATCCAGATGTCAAAATAGTCAAGGCTCTTGCTAACAGCGACCTGAACTTTATCCAGAGTGACTTGCCAAAGCTACTGAACTCGATGCAGGTTGGCACTACTCGTATTGGGGAGATTGTAGAATTGCTCTCAAATTTCTCACGTTTGAATGAAGCTGACTATAAAAAAGCTGACATTCATCAGGGGATTGATAGTACACTAGTCATTTTGCAACATCGGCTTAATACTTCTGCTAGTAATAGCAAACCTATTTCAGTGATTAAAGAGTACGGAAATATTCCTAAGATTTTTTGTAATCCTCGCTCTTTAAATCAAGTATTTCTAAATTTAATTAATAATGCAATTGATGCATTGATTAAAAAAGCAGCTACTCTCAGTCAAACTACAGATGAAATACCAACTATTCTGATTCGTACATTTCATTCTCAGGAAAATCAAATCACTATCTCAATTGTTGATAATGGTTGTGGCATGAGTGAAGAGATTTGCCGGAGTATTTTCAAACCTTTTTTTACTACTAAGCCCGTTGGTCAAGGAACTGGTTTAGGTTTGTCTATTAGCTATCAAATTATCGTTGAGCAACATGGTGGCTCTATCAAATGTACTTCCATTGCAAACCAGGAAACTAAAATCGATATTAGACTTCCGATTAAACAAGTATAA
- a CDS encoding ATP-binding protein, producing MLAIHSITNANNLNLRLESTLQELPLWSVYFDADSPANDLNKLFKQEPLLPGIILVKNHNYVGMISRQRFFEHMSRPYSFPLFSKRPVINLINFLQSDVCVISEDTLIIEANKVALQREPQFVYEPILIKTQLGSYKLLDFHHLLLAHSQIHILTLAQLEQVEEQSRIAKRGFRNLKNNYTRLMQNEKMAALGQLVAGIAHEINNPVNFIAGNLVYAINYTKDLLELVSLYQYHYPAPVAEIKAAIAEIELEFLTTDFLNLLNSMKFGTERIQEIVLSLRNFSRLDESEKKIVDIHEGIDSTLIILQSRLINQQTGQKITVDKQYGNIPPVECYAGLINQVFMNILSNAIDAIFESDDESKLSFESASSTLKLPLIRIQTEVTDNQQVVIRIADNGMGIPKDIQKRLFDPFFTTKPVGKGTGLGLSISYQIVVEKHCGQLQFISNVKEGTEFIITIPIQINS from the coding sequence ATGTTGGCTATACATAGCATCACAAACGCTAATAATCTGAACTTGCGATTAGAGTCTACTTTGCAAGAATTACCACTTTGGTCTGTTTACTTCGATGCAGATAGTCCAGCAAATGATTTGAATAAACTTTTTAAGCAAGAGCCTTTACTACCAGGAATTATCCTGGTGAAAAATCATAACTATGTAGGGATGATTTCCCGGCAAAGATTTTTTGAACACATGAGTCGCCCCTATAGTTTTCCACTATTTTCTAAACGACCTGTGATAAATCTGATTAACTTTCTTCAGTCAGATGTGTGTGTAATTTCTGAAGATACGCTCATTATAGAAGCAAATAAGGTAGCCTTGCAACGAGAACCTCAATTTGTATATGAGCCGATTTTAATAAAAACTCAGTTAGGTAGTTATAAGCTCCTAGATTTCCATCACTTACTTTTAGCCCACTCCCAAATTCATATTTTAACACTAGCTCAACTAGAGCAAGTAGAAGAACAATCTAGAATCGCTAAAAGAGGTTTTCGGAACCTTAAGAATAACTATACTCGATTAATGCAAAATGAAAAAATGGCTGCTTTGGGACAACTGGTTGCTGGCATTGCACACGAAATCAACAACCCTGTCAATTTTATCGCTGGCAATCTTGTTTATGCAATTAACTACACTAAAGATTTACTGGAATTAGTTAGCCTATACCAATACCATTATCCTGCACCAGTAGCAGAAATTAAAGCTGCGATCGCAGAAATAGAACTAGAGTTTTTAACTACTGATTTCCTCAACCTTCTTAATTCTATGAAGTTTGGTACTGAGCGTATCCAAGAGATAGTTCTTTCTTTACGTAATTTTTCTCGTCTCGATGAATCTGAGAAAAAAATAGTTGATATTCATGAAGGTATTGATAGTACCCTAATAATATTACAAAGCCGTTTAATAAATCAGCAAACAGGTCAAAAAATTACTGTTGATAAACAATATGGAAATATCCCCCCAGTAGAATGCTACGCTGGGTTAATAAATCAAGTATTTATGAATATTTTATCAAATGCAATTGATGCTATATTTGAGAGCGATGATGAGTCAAAATTGAGTTTTGAATCAGCTTCTTCAACTCTCAAATTACCCTTAATTCGTATTCAGACTGAAGTCACAGATAATCAGCAAGTAGTTATTCGCATTGCCGATAACGGTATGGGAATTCCCAAGGATATACAAAAGCGATTATTTGACCCTTTTTTCACGACAAAACCCGTCGGTAAAGGTACTGGATTGGGACTATCTATCAGCTATCAAATTGTTGTGGAAAAACATTGTGGTCAACTGCAATTCATATCTAATGTAAAAGAAGGAACGGAGTTTATTATCACAATTCCTATCCAAATTAATTCATGA